Proteins from one Rosa chinensis cultivar Old Blush chromosome 7, RchiOBHm-V2, whole genome shotgun sequence genomic window:
- the LOC112179102 gene encoding uncharacterized protein LOC112179102: protein MKQSIIRNVSLYARTRLLSPPCCKPSSRTTQLALPTRPRLSFYSTESQSHNQEVSKDEEDDVSNEELKMKIDDYFKGNDKAIPTIFEAILKRKLTGKHEQTDKKLMEELCGKRQGSLSDEEEEDEEEIESDLDELYGSDEKAADLNQAMDKLMKEMPITKREN from the exons ATGAAACAGTCTATCATAAGAAATGTCTCCCTTTATGCTCGTACTcgtcttctctctcctccctgcTGCAAACCCAGTTCTAGGACTACCCAACTTGCTCTTCCGACTCGGCCCAGATTGAGCTTCTACTCGACTGAGTCTCAATCACATAACCAAGAGGTTTCcaaagatgaagaagacgacGTCAGTAATGAAG AgctgaaaatgaaaattgacgACTACTTTAAAGGAAATGACAAGGCAATACCAACTATCTTTGAGGCAATTCTGAAGAGGAAGTTAACAGGGAAGCATGAACAGACTGATAAGAAGTTGATGGAAGAACTTTGCGGGAAGAGGCAGGGATCGCTGAGTGAcgaagaagaggaggatgaggaaGAGATTGAATCTGATTTGGATGAGTTGTATGGGAGTGATGAGAAGGCTGCTGATTTGAATCAGGCAATGGATAAGTTGATGAAGGAAATGCCAATCACGAAAAGAGAAAACTGA
- the LOC112176980 gene encoding uncharacterized protein LOC112176980 isoform X2, producing the protein MPVLTESSEHMKWRRPRSQLIQPISETDPYNPNPAPSIIQSTRCKSTISSLLLSNFTATTNEASSSSLSTKKKTNFPSSAKFRGLGCTASASQQVSVPAVIRSSADWEGKKVKKKKVNKKNVRNEFKDKSQNQGVVDGPVGFGLNSATCMDFQDVWCGPGIGFSAETAGSVDCVVARRNVSGRGKIDGDHNRMNSHRERPCLARRTVNPDTISFLDSEPEFLLSRPGSEVFGSRCYRHVRHASPEGLAEIMMFQSSLMMGGRSDMDRYREWRLDVDNMTYEELLELGERIGYVSTGLKEDEISRCLRKIKLSMLSDRSQHSPGQIDGKCIICQEEYEADDEMGRLNCGHLFHLQCIEQWLAHKNTCPFCKVEATTKR; encoded by the exons ATGCCTGTTCTTACAGAGAGCTCAGAGCACATGAAATGGAGAAGACCCAGAAGCCAATTAATCCAGCCCATTTCAGAAACAGATCCATACAACCCAAATCCAGCACCATCCATAATCCAATCCACTCGCTGCAAATCCACAATCTCCTCCCTCCTCCTCTCCAACTTCACCGCCACCACCAATGAAGCCTCATCCTCAAGCCTCAGCACCAAGAAGAAGACAAACTTCCCCTCATCAGCAAAGTTCAGAGGCTTGGGCTGCACAGCCTCAGCCTCACAGCAAGTCTCAGTGCCAGCTGTGATCAGGAGCTCAGCAGATTGGGaagggaagaaggtgaagaagaaaaaggttaATAAGAAGAATGTCAGGAATGAGTTCAAGGACAAGAGCCAGAACCAAGGAGTGGTTGATGGGCCTGTTGGGTTTGGGTTAAATTCTGCAACTTGTATGGATTTTCAGGATGTTTGGTGTGGGCCTGGAATTGGGTTCTCAGCAGAGACTGCTGGCTCTGTGGATTGTGTTGTGGCTAGGAGAAATGTTTCTGGAAGAGGCAAGATTGATGGGGATCATAATAGGATGAACAGCCACAGGGAG CGTCCTTGTTTAGCAAGGCGAACTGTGAACCCGGATACTATCTCGTTTCTTGATTCTGAACCTGAATTCCTCTTAAGCCGCCCTGGATCAGAGGTGTTTGGAAGTAGGTGTTATCGACATGTTCGCCATGCCTCTCCTGAAGGCCTCgcagag ATTATGATGTTTCAAAGTAGTCTTATGATGGGTGGAAGATCAGACATGGATAGATATAGAGAGTGGAGACTTGATGTTGATAACATGACATATGAG GAACTGCTTGAGCTAGGTGAGAGAATTGGTTATGTGAGTACTGGATTAAAAGAAGATGAGATAAGCCGGTGCCTTCGAAAAATTAAGCTTTCAATGTTGAGTGATCGGTCACAACATTCACCTGGGCAAATAGATGGCAAGTGCATCATTTGTCAG GAGGAATATGAAGCAGATGATGAGATGGGTAGACTGAATTGTGGACACCTCTTCCACTTACAGTGTATAGAACAGTGGCTTGCTCATAAAAATACTTGCCCTTTTTGTAAGGTTGAAGCGACAACTAAACGCTAG
- the LOC112176979 gene encoding uncharacterized protein LOC112176979: MSFLVPGSYLRSLATAFGTDRYYFSPVRFPEPLRVSSRRSPANGVALGLDKRNDPRWSVCTADELHFVSVPDSDWNLALWRYLPSPQSEPRNHPLLLLSGVATNAIGFDLSPEFSFARSMSAQGYDTWILEVRGAGLSTHGTDSGEVNGLLEAGQNHATQIGGLSQTPLNIMEVGQRAVTSFADFQERFSTTLEDFQKQLDLVAKLDWDFDHYLEEDVPVAMEYIRTQCKPEDGKLLAIGHSMGGILLYAMLSRCSSQGQDSGFASVVTLGSSLDYRPSKSSLKLFLPLADPAQVVNVPVPFGAIYTAVHHLVSGTPVLSWLKPQVSAQDLMDPELYEKLILNNFGTVPAKLLLQLATVFQEGGLRDRSGTFFYKEHLCKSNVPILALGGDQDLICPPEAVYETVKVIPEQLVTFKVLGELGGPHYAHYDLVGGRGAAGVYPHIIEFLNRHDRA, from the exons ATGTCGTTTCTCGTTCCAGGTTCCTACCTCCGTTCCCTCGCCACCGCTTTCGGTACTGACCGTTACTACTTCAGCCCAGTCAGGTTCCCCGAACCGCTTCGCGTCTCCTCCCGCCGCAGCCCCGCTAACGGCGTAGCCTTGGGTTTGGACAAGAGAAACGACCCGCGGTGGTCGGTTTGTACCGCCGACGAGCTTCACTTCGTCTCTGTTCCCGATTCCGACTGGAACCTCGCTCTCTGGCGCTACCTTCCCTCTCCTCAG AGCGAGCCGAGGAATCATCCGCTGTTACTGTTGTCAGGGGTCGCCACAAATGCTATTGGATTCGATCTCTCCCCTGAG TTCTCCTTTGCGCGCTCCATGTCGGCGCAAGGATATGATACCTGGATTCTTGAAGTCAGAGGTGCTGGGTTGAGCACACATGGAACCGACTCAGGGGAAGTAAACG GTTTGTTAGAAGCAGGGCAAAACCATGCTACACAGATTGGGGGTTTAAGTCAAACACCATTAAACATCATGGAAGTAGGTCAACGAGCGGTTACAAGTTTTGCAGACTTCCAAGAGCGTTTTTCAACTACATTAGAAGATTTCCAGAAGCAACTTGATCTTGTCGCAAAGCTTGATTGGGACTTTGATCACTACTTGGAAGAGGATGTGCCTGTTGCG ATGGAGTATATAAGAACTCAATGCAAACCAGAGGATGGGAAGCTTCTCGCAATTGGACACTCGATGGGGGGTATCTTGCTATATGCAATGCTCTCACGATGCT CTTCTCAAGGACAAGATTCTGGATTCGCATCAGTTGTTACTTTGGGGTCATCACTTGACTACAGGCCTTCAAAATCATCACTGAAATTGTTTTTACCTCTG GCAGACCCTGCTCAGGTGGTAAATGTTCCTGTTCCGTTCGGCGCAATATATACTGCTGTGCATCATCTTGTGAGTGGTACTCCAGTTTTGTCTTGGTTAAAACCTCAAGTTTCTGCTCAAGACCTGATGGATCCAGAGTTATATGAAAAGCTTATCTTAAACAACTTTG GAACTGTCCCTGCTAAGCTTCTCTTGCAGCTAGCAACAGTCTTCCAGGAGGGTGGTTTACGTGACAGGAGTGGGACTTTCTTTTACAAGGAACATCTATGCAAAAGCAATGTCCCAATCTTGGCCCTTGGAGGAGATCAAGACCTAATATGTCCTCCTGAAGCCGTTTATG AAACAGTGAAGGTAATTCCTGAGCAATTGGTTACCTTCAAAGTTCTTGGAGAACTTGGCGGTCCTCATTATGCACACTACGATTTGGTTGGAGGTCGCGGG GCAGCAGGAGTGTATCCACACATTATTGAGTTTCTCAATCGTCATGACAGGGCTTGA
- the LOC112176275 gene encoding uncharacterized protein LOC112176275, translated as MDPPPLPPLPAATQLGYPDSLDSSPRSRNADSSWEAEPLPQVPGAKLRLMCSYGGHILPRPHDKSLCYVGGETRIVVADRHSSLSDLCSRLSRTLLNGRPFSLKYQLPTEDLDSLISVTTDEDLDNMVEEYDRTSSSASPLKPSSRLRLFLFFGKPETAASMGALLDDAKSESWFVDALNGSGLMPRNLSDSAATMDCLLTGGSDSCNDLEAAAASQGDLFGDHDSGKPSVAVQEVHSISESAFVESNTSSSGSSSSSPCLSNLPPIRVRMDGNVAGVVQGQKPAGIEEQFAQISFAAAPTMVAAGGSGALSTNPMAVNSGGGETMNRINSEDDISGQNVPVGFRKPPLPMPLQPQHFKQGGGGGGYSLPSPDSVASDSSIASANSLSKPMYYQEQVQVAARDGRAPVSPNTTSDALDQGSRNQVQQVQDSGYSVPPQSDQQQQIQLQQQQQQQQQLLQQQQQQQQQQLQQQHLQQQQQQQQQFVHASAQYMNIQHPGTGQVPVSPYYTMYAPPSQQQQLHHQIDHQQQYPVYLMPVAQSQQPYKMALQSTIADPTGVASTRITSQNPAAYKDSIPPIYPSKTASPAMPEMTQSVYQTSVTPTPQLVQIPSNQYQQQFVGYSQMHHPSQSIAVPSSATAPNYAYEYANPSHEQVYYTQHQAAPLPSQYQSMTPAAAAAAVAMSDESKQVAAYSAADQSHTQSTPPHSQNISLNSQPTLNTTNAPPTPPKISPLMAAAAVTAGFGHLSFVPKFPSTQVRTFDFKITSCLSLRQSNDPTLASQNDAVPFGSLRVVFATGGTGGHIYPAVAIADELKSTDPNAQILFLGIPKSMESKAVPNAGYDFAAVPSAKLHRPILSPRNVFLPYYLIKSIVWSYFKLREFDPNVVIGTGGYVSFPVGIAAVLRGVKLVIQEQNAVPGIANWVLSFLADVVFVAFNSTIDCFPSGNGKCVVCGNPVRSSLRQNVSKAVARGRFFPKSGEMGEEEVEKVKVLLVLGGSLGANAVNIAMLNLYYQMLLEKEDLFIIWQTGVETYNEMESLVKNHPRLLLKPFMHKMDLAYAAADLIVSRAGAMTCDEILATGKPSILIPSPDVAEGYQFKNASLMADLAGARVITEDELDSTTLGNAIEEILGDESKMADMSEKALKAANSNASVAIAQHVLSLVSLSRAKKK; from the exons ATGGATCCACCGCCTCTCCCACCACTTCCGGCCGCCACGCAACTCGGCTACCCCGATTCACTCGACTCCTCCCCCCGATCCCGCAATGCCGACTCTTCTTGGGAAGCCGAGCCTCTCCCTCAGGTCCCCGGCGCCAAGCTCCGCCTCATGTGCAGCTACGGCGGCCACATCCTCCCCCGCCCGCACGACAAGTCGCTCTGCTACGTCGGCGGCGAGACTCGCATTGTCGTCGCCGACCGCCACTCCTCCCTCTCCGACCTCTGCTCCCGCCTCTCCCGTACTCTCCTCAACGGCCGTCCTTTCTCTCTCAAGTACCAGCTCCCGACGGAGGACCTCGACTCCCTCATCTCCGTCACCACCGACGAGGATCTGGACAACATGGTGGAGGAGTACGACCGcacctcctcctccgcctcGCCGTTGAAGCCGTCGTCGCGGCTCcgtctctttcttttcttcggCAAACCGGAGACGGCGGCGTCCATGGGGGCCttgctcgacgacgccaagtcCGAGTCGTGGTTCGTCGACGCGCTCAACGGCTCGGGTCTGATGCCGCGAAACCTCTCCGACTCGGCGGCCACCATGGACTGCTTGTTGACCGGCGGGAGTGATTCTTGCAACGACTTGGAGGCGGCGGCGGCGAGTCAAGGCGACTTGTTTGGGGATCATGACAGTGGAAAACCTAGTGTGGCGGTTCAAGAAGTGCATTCGATTTCGGAATCGGCCTTTGTGGAGAGCAATACGTCGTCCTCTGGGTCGTCTTCTTCGTCGCCTTGCTTGTCAAATTTGCCGCCAATTAGGGTTAGAATGGACGGAAATGTGGCCGGAGTAGTGCAGGGTCAGAAGCCGGCGGGGATTGAGGAGCAGTTTGCTCAGATAAGCTTTGCTGCTGCACCAACAATGGTGGCTGCTGGTGGTTCTGGAGCTTTGAGTACTAATCCTATGGCTGTGAACTCAGGAGGAGGTGAAACTATGAACAGGATCAACTCGGAGGATGATATTTCTGGTCAGAATGTGCCTGTGGGTTTTCGAAAGCCGCCTTTGCCAATGCCATTGCAGCCGCAGCATTTTAAGcagggaggtggaggtggaggttaTAGCTTGCCTTCACCGGATTCGGTTGCAAG TGATAGTAGCATTGCGTCTGCAAACTCGCTGTCGAAACCAATGTACTATCAAGAGCAAGTTCAAGTTGCAGCTAGAGATGGCAGAGCTCCTGTTAGCCCGAATACAACAAGTGATGCTTTGGATCAGGGTTCCCGAAACCAAGTTCAACAAGTTCAGGATTCAGGGTACAGTGTGCCTCCGCAATCAGATCAACAACAGCAAATTCAGCTTCAGCAACAAcagcagcaacagcaacaactgctacagcagcagcagcagcaacaacaacaacagctcCAACAGCAGCATctccagcagcagcaacagcagcagcaacaattTGTCCATGCAAGCGCGCAATATATGAATATTCAGCACCCTGGTACCGGTCAAGTGCCAGTGTCACCGTACTACACAATGTATGCTCCACCATCGCAGCAGCAACAGCTTCATCACCAAATTGATCATCAGCAGCAGTATCCAGTCTATTTGATGCCTGTTGCACAGTCGCAACAACCATACAAGATGGCTCTGCAGTCTACAATAGCTGATCCAACTGGTGTTGCCTCGACCCGCATTACTTCCCAAAACCCTGCTGCTTACAAGGACAGTATCCCACCCATTTATCCCTCAAAGACAGCTTCACCTGCTATGCCTGAAATGACTCAAAGTGTTTACCAGACCTCTGTGACACCAACTCCTCAATTAGTCCAAATCCCTTCCAACCAATATCAGCAGCAATTTGTTGGTTACTCTCAAATGCATCATCCTTCTCAGTCCATTGCTGTTCCTTCCTCTGCGACAGCACCCAACTATGCGTACGAATATGCCAATCCTTCACATGAACAAGTATACTACACCCAGCATCAAGCAGCCCCATTGCCTTCTCAATATCAATCCATGACTCCAGCAGCCGCCGCCGCAGCAGTAGCAATGTCAGATGAATCAAAGCAGGTAGCCGCATACTCAGCAGCAGATCAAAGCCACACACAATCA ACCCCCCCCCACTCTCAAAATATCAGTCTCAACTCCCAACCCACTTTGAATACAACAAATGCGCCCCCAACACCTCCAAAAATCTCACCTTTAATGGCCGCCGCCGCCGTCACCGCCGGCTTCGGTCACCTCTCTTTCGTCCCCAAGTTCCCATCAACCCAAGTCAGGACCTTTGACTTCAAGATCACCTCCTGTCTCTCTCTAAGGCAGTCAAATGACCCAACTCTCGCCTCCCAAAACGACGCCGTCCCGTTCGGCAGCCTCCGTGTAGTCTTCGCCACCGGTGGCACCGGCGGCCACATATACCCGGCCGTCGCCATAGCCGACGAGCTCAAAAGCACAGACCCCAACGCCCAGATTTTGTTTCTTGGCATACCCAAAAGCATGGAAAGCAAGGCCGTCCCCAACGCCGGCTACGACTTCGCCGCCGTCCCCTCCGCCAAGTTGCACCGCCCGATTTTGTCACCCAGAAACGTGTTTCTTCCCTATTACTTGATCAAGTCAATAGTATGGAGCTACTTTAAATTGAGGGAGTTTGATCCTAATGTTGTGATCGGAACCGGCGGGTATGTGTCTTTTCCGGTAGGCATTGCGGCGGTGCTGAGAGGAGTGAAGCTTGTGATTCAAGAACAGAATGCTGTTCCCGGAATAGCCAATTGGGTGCTTTCTTTTTTAGCTGATGTTGTGTTTGTGGCTTTTAATTCTACTATTGATTGTTTCCCAAGTGGGAATGGCAAGTGTGTGGTGTGTGGGAATCCGGTGAGGTCGTCCTTAAGGCAGAATGTGTCTAAGGCGGTGGCCAGGGGGCGGTTTTTTCCTAAGTCTGGTGAGATGGGAGAGGAGGAGGTGGAGAAGGTGAAGGTGCTTTTGGTGCTTGGAGGGTCTTTAGGTGCTAATGCCGTGAACATTGCTATGCTGAATTTGTATTATCAGATGCTGTTGGAGAAGGAGGACTTGTTCATCATTTGGCAGACTGGAGTGGAGACCTATAATGAGATGGAGAGCCTTGTTAAGAACCATCCGCGGCTCCTTTTGAAGCC GTTCATGCATAAAATGGATCTGGCATATGCAGCTGCAGACCTAATAGTTTCGCGAGCTGGTGCAATGACTTGTGATGAGATCTTGGCAACTGGGAAGCCTTCCATTCTG ATACCATCACCAGATGTTGCTGAAGGATATCAATTCAAAAATGCTTCTTTGATGGCAGACTTGGCAGGTGCAAGGGTTATAACTGAAGATGAACTTGATTCGACAACCCTTGGAAATGCAATTGAAGAGATATTAG GGGATGAAAGTAAAATGGCAGATATGTCCGAGAAGGCTCTGAAAGCTGCGAACTCCAATGCCTCTGTAGCGATTGCACAGCATGTCCTTTCTCTAGTCAGCTTATCAAGAGCAAAGAAGAAGTAG
- the LOC112176980 gene encoding uncharacterized protein LOC112176980 isoform X1, translating into MPVLTESSEHMKWRRPRSQLIQPISETDPYNPNPAPSIIQSTRCKSTISSLLLSNFTATTNEASSSSLSTKKKTNFPSSAKFRGLGCTASASQQVSVPAVIRSSADWEGKKVKKKKVNKKNVRNEFKDKSQNQGVVDGPVGFGLNSATCMDFQDVWCGPGIGFSAETAGSVDCVVARRNVSGRGKIDGDHNRMNSHREVRPCLARRTVNPDTISFLDSEPEFLLSRPGSEVFGSRCYRHVRHASPEGLAEIMMFQSSLMMGGRSDMDRYREWRLDVDNMTYEELLELGERIGYVSTGLKEDEISRCLRKIKLSMLSDRSQHSPGQIDGKCIICQEEYEADDEMGRLNCGHLFHLQCIEQWLAHKNTCPFCKVEATTKR; encoded by the exons ATGCCTGTTCTTACAGAGAGCTCAGAGCACATGAAATGGAGAAGACCCAGAAGCCAATTAATCCAGCCCATTTCAGAAACAGATCCATACAACCCAAATCCAGCACCATCCATAATCCAATCCACTCGCTGCAAATCCACAATCTCCTCCCTCCTCCTCTCCAACTTCACCGCCACCACCAATGAAGCCTCATCCTCAAGCCTCAGCACCAAGAAGAAGACAAACTTCCCCTCATCAGCAAAGTTCAGAGGCTTGGGCTGCACAGCCTCAGCCTCACAGCAAGTCTCAGTGCCAGCTGTGATCAGGAGCTCAGCAGATTGGGaagggaagaaggtgaagaagaaaaaggttaATAAGAAGAATGTCAGGAATGAGTTCAAGGACAAGAGCCAGAACCAAGGAGTGGTTGATGGGCCTGTTGGGTTTGGGTTAAATTCTGCAACTTGTATGGATTTTCAGGATGTTTGGTGTGGGCCTGGAATTGGGTTCTCAGCAGAGACTGCTGGCTCTGTGGATTGTGTTGTGGCTAGGAGAAATGTTTCTGGAAGAGGCAAGATTGATGGGGATCATAATAGGATGAACAGCCACAGGGAGGTA CGTCCTTGTTTAGCAAGGCGAACTGTGAACCCGGATACTATCTCGTTTCTTGATTCTGAACCTGAATTCCTCTTAAGCCGCCCTGGATCAGAGGTGTTTGGAAGTAGGTGTTATCGACATGTTCGCCATGCCTCTCCTGAAGGCCTCgcagag ATTATGATGTTTCAAAGTAGTCTTATGATGGGTGGAAGATCAGACATGGATAGATATAGAGAGTGGAGACTTGATGTTGATAACATGACATATGAG GAACTGCTTGAGCTAGGTGAGAGAATTGGTTATGTGAGTACTGGATTAAAAGAAGATGAGATAAGCCGGTGCCTTCGAAAAATTAAGCTTTCAATGTTGAGTGATCGGTCACAACATTCACCTGGGCAAATAGATGGCAAGTGCATCATTTGTCAG GAGGAATATGAAGCAGATGATGAGATGGGTAGACTGAATTGTGGACACCTCTTCCACTTACAGTGTATAGAACAGTGGCTTGCTCATAAAAATACTTGCCCTTTTTGTAAGGTTGAAGCGACAACTAAACGCTAG
- the LOC112176274 gene encoding lipid phosphate phosphatase 2 has product MPEIQLGTHTLKSHGLKVANVHKYDWMILLVLGAIDITLNVIEPFHRFLNQDMMTDLKYPFQLDTVPMWCVPIYAVFLPVGIFFAFYFVRKDIYDLHHAMLGLAYSILITLVITDSIKDAVGRPRPDFFYRCFPDGQGAYDAYYGDVLCTGDKDDIREGYKSFPSGHSSVSFAGLGFLAWYLAGKIKAFDRRGHASKLCIVIFPLLCAALVAVSRVDDYWHHWADVFTGSLIGIVTASVCYLQSFPFPNQENGWAPHVYFRVMAAQLSDASATRLKNLNTRRPDVEAPVDFSPPA; this is encoded by the exons ATGCCAGAAATTCAATTGGGAACTCACACGTTGAAATCTCATGGACTCAAAGTGGCAAATGTGCACAAGTATGACTGGATGATTCTTCTAGTTCTTGGGGCGATCGATATTACTTTGAATGTCATCGAGCCTTTTCACCGGTTTCTTAATCAAGATATGATGACTGATTTGAAATACCCCTTTCAGCTAGACACTGTACCAATGTGGTGTGTTCCG ATTTACGCTGTATTCTTGCCGGTTGGTATCTTTTTTGCGTTCTACTTCGTCAGAAAGGATATTTATGACTTGCACCATGCTATGTTGG GTCTTGCATATTCAATTTTGATAACGCTGGTTATCACCGACTCAATCAAAGATGCTGTTGGTCGCCCCCGTCCTGACTTCTTCTATCGGTGTTTTCCTGATGGACAAGGG GCATATGATGCGTACTATGGTGATGTTTTGTGTACTGGAGATAAGGATGATATAAGGGAAGGATATAAAAGCTTTCCTAGTGGCCATTCTTCAG TGTCATTTGCAGGCCTCGGTTTTCTTGCGTGGTACTTGGCCGGGAAGATCAAAGCATTTGATCGTCGAGGCCATGCTTCCAAGCTGTGCATTGTGATTTTTCCACTACTTTGTGCTGCTCTGGTAGCAGTCTCGCGGGTGGATGACTACTGGCATCATTGGGCAGACGTCTTCACTGGTAGTCTTATAG GAATTGTCACAGCATCAGTTTGTTACTTGCAGTCCTTCCCTTTTCCAAACCAGGAAAATG GGTGGGCACCTCATGTATATTTTCGAGTGATGGCTGCACAGCTGAGTGATGCCTCGGCGACAAGGCTTAAAAATCTCAATACGCGAAGACCAGACGTTGAAGCTCCAGTTGATTTCAGTCCACCAGCTTGA